From a single bacterium genomic region:
- a CDS encoding DUF5110 domain-containing protein produces the protein MRRRFTKILSVFGVAAVLAAGGNIASAEPQEAYYDQFDWGMAMGDPGSLNVDFWKGNRQLFRYDPRVEMGGTRGAARIGNGAVYAGLLGTGSIAHVLPKNDFELYTSIRMTDFVDSGSGERNAEIAFRSDKQEGYLITLDGLNDRIRLRRQGGGFNDLIEPHSCEIKPGDLFYVHLKVEGAGPVRITAQVSTDPTFEGDALVFDETVVESVWVMNNTELVLIGFTPEGPYTFDFGYFSIGEIGYEHPPSAWTRRHFTDSPPMPDFVQLGNLTSYDAGTTCVVFQSDQGSIRLVPRLEGTVQMDFSPTGDFGPRESWSVTREDWPETPFEVTDGNPIVIEGAGWRVDIERDPIRPIYRSPDGTMLVEHPVGRPPLAAGKAREIAFTLEPDEDVYGFGGGPGSSGIELSRRGYLLRVLSTRQRLSHTIVPFWVTPRNYGIFVDNPAMGWLDLGFGNPEQAVYSSDEGELTWYVMVGESMYSVLEQYSDLVGRADMPPRWTLGNVHLSTTRDSIADIHRLVEEFQIRALPLDAVTVDSSQVNGMELPQQHMDVRIVSNPQVQSANGTHRPGERDWREADGTLGGLPHWNPDLGGYWGKPSGELYLRWAQFALFDQLFQPRGRETIEPWSFGPEIEAGVRDALELRYELLPCHYTLARQAYDSGIPVLRPLVLEWPSDPQVRDLGTEFLFGPHLLARPVTDEHGDRAEVYLPQGRWFDWFTGAAIDGPTSISVAERSDRFPLYVKAPAIIPLGSSLGETGETVKLRIWPPKRGRTVHGRLYEDDGLSMEYKDGRFATTTYEVEAAPMGDALKIRIGGAVGSYDGQPDLRRYEAEIHLLDQPESAQFQGKPLPQISDPDAWDTAERGWAYDSENHWLRLRGTPLAIDSGQEFTVAGDPVSNWDGWSRREP, from the coding sequence ATGCGCAGGCGTTTCACCAAAATTCTCTCCGTTTTCGGCGTCGCGGCAGTGCTGGCGGCCGGTGGGAATATTGCCTCCGCCGAGCCCCAGGAGGCCTACTACGATCAGTTCGACTGGGGTATGGCGATGGGAGATCCAGGGTCGCTGAACGTGGACTTTTGGAAAGGCAATCGCCAGCTCTTCCGCTACGATCCGCGCGTGGAGATGGGCGGGACCCGCGGCGCCGCCCGCATCGGCAACGGCGCCGTCTATGCCGGCCTGCTCGGGACTGGCAGCATTGCGCATGTTCTCCCGAAGAACGATTTCGAGCTCTATACATCAATCCGAATGACCGACTTCGTGGATTCCGGTTCCGGAGAACGGAACGCGGAAATCGCCTTCCGTAGCGACAAGCAGGAAGGCTACCTGATCACGCTCGATGGTTTGAACGATCGCATTCGGCTTCGTCGCCAAGGCGGCGGTTTCAACGACCTGATCGAACCGCATTCGTGCGAGATCAAGCCCGGCGATCTCTTCTATGTTCACTTGAAAGTCGAAGGCGCCGGCCCGGTGCGCATCACAGCGCAGGTGTCGACCGACCCGACGTTTGAAGGCGATGCGCTCGTCTTTGACGAAACCGTCGTCGAGTCCGTGTGGGTAATGAACAACACGGAACTGGTCCTGATCGGCTTCACGCCGGAGGGACCATACACGTTCGACTTCGGCTACTTCTCCATCGGCGAGATCGGCTACGAGCATCCGCCGTCGGCATGGACTCGCCGGCACTTCACGGATTCTCCGCCGATGCCGGACTTCGTGCAGCTCGGGAATCTGACCAGCTACGACGCCGGCACGACTTGTGTGGTCTTCCAATCCGATCAGGGCTCGATTCGTTTGGTGCCGCGCCTGGAAGGCACCGTGCAGATGGACTTCTCCCCCACTGGTGATTTCGGGCCCCGGGAGTCCTGGTCCGTTACGCGCGAGGACTGGCCCGAAACGCCGTTCGAGGTCACCGATGGCAATCCGATCGTCATTGAAGGCGCCGGATGGCGCGTCGATATCGAGCGCGATCCGATTCGCCCGATTTACAGGTCCCCGGATGGGACAATGCTGGTTGAGCATCCCGTCGGCCGCCCGCCACTGGCCGCAGGGAAGGCGCGCGAGATAGCATTTACCCTGGAGCCCGACGAGGACGTGTACGGCTTCGGCGGAGGCCCCGGTTCATCGGGAATCGAACTGAGCCGCCGGGGATATCTGCTGCGAGTTCTCAGCACGCGTCAGCGGCTTTCGCACACGATCGTGCCGTTCTGGGTCACGCCCCGGAATTACGGGATCTTCGTCGACAACCCCGCGATGGGTTGGCTGGACCTGGGGTTCGGCAATCCGGAGCAAGCCGTCTACTCTTCGGACGAAGGCGAACTGACCTGGTACGTGATGGTCGGGGAATCGATGTACAGCGTCCTCGAACAGTACTCCGACCTGGTGGGTCGCGCTGATATGCCTCCGCGTTGGACGCTGGGGAATGTCCACCTTTCCACGACGCGCGATTCGATCGCGGACATTCATCGCCTGGTCGAGGAATTCCAGATTCGCGCCCTGCCGTTGGATGCTGTGACGGTGGATTCCAGCCAGGTCAATGGCATGGAATTACCGCAGCAGCACATGGACGTACGGATCGTATCGAACCCGCAGGTGCAGTCGGCGAATGGGACACATCGCCCCGGAGAACGCGACTGGCGCGAGGCGGACGGAACCCTGGGTGGTCTTCCCCACTGGAACCCGGACCTGGGGGGATACTGGGGCAAGCCATCAGGCGAGCTCTATCTGCGCTGGGCACAGTTTGCGTTGTTCGACCAGCTGTTCCAGCCGCGCGGGCGCGAGACGATCGAGCCGTGGAGTTTCGGCCCGGAAATCGAAGCCGGCGTTCGAGATGCGCTCGAACTTCGTTACGAGTTGCTGCCGTGCCATTACACGTTGGCAAGGCAGGCCTACGATTCGGGAATCCCCGTGCTGCGTCCGTTGGTCCTGGAGTGGCCTTCCGATCCGCAGGTTCGGGACTTGGGGACGGAATTCCTGTTCGGGCCACACCTACTGGCTCGCCCGGTCACCGACGAACACGGCGATCGCGCGGAGGTCTATCTGCCGCAGGGCAGGTGGTTCGATTGGTTCACCGGCGCGGCAATCGACGGCCCGACCAGCATTTCGGTCGCAGAAAGATCGGATCGCTTCCCGCTGTATGTGAAGGCCCCCGCAATCATTCCACTGGGATCCTCGTTAGGTGAAACCGGAGAGACCGTGAAACTGCGGATCTGGCCACCGAAGCGCGGACGCACCGTTCACGGCCGTCTCTACGAAGACGACGGCCTGTCGATGGAATACAAAGACGGGCGCTTCGCCACGACGACGTACGAGGTGGAAGCTGCCCCGATGGGCGACGCCCTGAAGATTCGCATCGGCGGTGCAGTCGGATCTTACGACGGCCAGCCTGACTTGCGGCGGTACGAGGCGGAGATTCACCTGCTCGATCAGCCCGAGAGCGCGCAGTTCCAGGGCAAGCCCCTACCCCAGATATCCGATCCAGATGCGTGGGACACTGCGGAGCGGGGTTGGGCCTACGATTCGGAGAACCACTGGCTGCGATTGCGCGGCACGCCGTTGGCAATCGATTCCGGCCAGGAATTCACTGTCGCAGGCGATCCAGTCTCCAATTGGGACGGCTGGTCTCGACGAGAGCCGTAA
- the rpe gene encoding ribulose-phosphate 3-epimerase, with product MNVEQAAKARRSKVSAGRKSKNHKTVRRTGRGTGVRIAPSLLAANFRNLEDSIKPLKATSLSWLHLDIMDGNFVPNISFGPDVIRQIRPINEHLYFDCHLMIDDPRKYVKQFVEAGVQNLTFHVEAAGEDSVNLLKYIRRQGIHSGISIKPKTKVAEIRDCLEHADLILVMTVEPGFGGQELIPATLNKVRELVLLREELGLEYLVEVDGGINPKTAPLAVAAGADVLVAGTSVFRDGKIRENTRALRKGLMKLQ from the coding sequence ATGAACGTGGAACAAGCCGCTAAAGCACGCCGTTCAAAGGTGTCTGCAGGCCGCAAGAGTAAGAATCACAAGACAGTGAGGCGTACCGGTCGGGGGACCGGAGTTCGTATCGCGCCTTCACTACTTGCAGCGAATTTCCGAAATCTCGAAGATTCCATTAAGCCACTGAAGGCGACATCTCTGTCGTGGCTGCATCTTGATATCATGGATGGGAACTTCGTTCCGAACATCAGCTTCGGTCCGGACGTCATCCGTCAGATTCGCCCCATCAACGAGCATCTCTATTTCGACTGTCACCTGATGATCGACGATCCGCGCAAGTACGTGAAGCAGTTCGTCGAAGCGGGCGTCCAGAATTTGACCTTCCACGTCGAGGCCGCGGGTGAAGACAGTGTGAATCTTCTCAAGTACATCCGGCGCCAGGGCATCCACTCCGGCATTTCCATCAAGCCGAAGACGAAGGTCGCGGAGATCCGCGATTGCCTCGAGCACGCAGACCTCATTCTCGTGATGACGGTCGAGCCTGGCTTCGGCGGACAAGAGTTGATCCCCGCTACGCTCAACAAGGTGCGCGAATTGGTGCTCCTTCGTGAGGAGTTGGGCCTCGAGTACCTGGTCGAGGTCGATGGCGGCATCAATCCGAAGACTGCACCCCTGGCCGTCGCCGCAGGCGCCGATGTTCTCGTGGCAGGAACGTCCGTCTTCCGCGATGGGAAGATCCGCGAAAACACGCGCGCCCTGCGCAAGGGTCTGATGAAGCTGCAATAA
- a CDS encoding peptidase M14, with the protein MSADLNHTILGTMNPGHWSLASVPHCTVQTIGQSRQGLPLFGLTVGSGPIRVSITAGAHADEPVGPRTAVYLAAEMAVGDLPWARQLAERCTFWIAPHVNPDGDLRNANWQEAPGDFEACMKHVHRELPGDDVEFNYPRSEDDEEARPENLAVAKFLRSANGPFDLHLSLHSMGVAEGAWFLICREWVERARNAGMLERLANIAGRHGVGLHDMERHGEKGFSRIAPGFCTTPRSDAMREFFLEQNDLETAALFRPSSMEFVQSLGGDPLCLVSEMPYFILRAAESSDEPLDSRPYFRLRAQLPHVRAALEHGDENPLDEVVKEFGIEPMSWESHRDLQLAFIREGVRLVGMQ; encoded by the coding sequence ATGAGTGCGGACTTGAATCACACAATTCTGGGAACAATGAACCCGGGGCACTGGTCTCTCGCCTCCGTTCCTCATTGCACCGTTCAGACAATCGGCCAATCGCGGCAAGGCCTTCCGTTATTCGGTCTTACCGTTGGGTCCGGTCCAATTCGCGTCAGCATTACCGCCGGCGCTCATGCGGACGAACCGGTCGGTCCGCGTACCGCCGTGTATCTCGCAGCGGAAATGGCCGTGGGCGATTTGCCCTGGGCTCGCCAACTGGCGGAAAGGTGTACCTTCTGGATCGCCCCCCATGTCAACCCTGACGGCGATCTTCGGAACGCAAATTGGCAAGAAGCTCCCGGCGATTTCGAAGCCTGCATGAAACATGTGCACCGCGAACTCCCCGGCGACGATGTCGAATTCAATTACCCGCGCAGCGAAGACGATGAAGAGGCACGCCCGGAGAATCTTGCTGTCGCGAAGTTTCTTCGCTCGGCCAATGGGCCGTTCGATCTGCATCTTTCTCTGCACAGCATGGGCGTGGCGGAAGGCGCGTGGTTCTTAATCTGCCGCGAGTGGGTGGAGCGCGCGCGCAACGCGGGTATGCTCGAACGCCTTGCGAACATCGCCGGTCGACACGGCGTGGGATTGCACGACATGGAACGTCACGGCGAGAAAGGCTTCAGCCGAATCGCCCCCGGTTTCTGCACAACCCCACGTTCCGATGCGATGCGCGAATTCTTCCTGGAACAGAACGATCTTGAAACGGCGGCGCTCTTCCGCCCGAGCTCGATGGAGTTTGTCCAATCGCTCGGTGGCGATCCGCTCTGTTTGGTCAGCGAAATGCCGTACTTCATCTTGCGCGCGGCGGAATCATCCGACGAGCCGCTGGATTCACGGCCATACTTCCGACTTCGCGCGCAACTGCCTCACGTGCGCGCTGCGTTGGAACACGGCGATGAGAATCCACTCGATGAAGTCGTGAAGGAATTCGGGATCGAACCGATGTCATGGGAATCGCACCGCGACCTGCAGCTCGCCTTCATCCGCGAAGGCGTGCGGCTGGTAGGAATGCAGTAG
- a CDS encoding polyprenyl synthetase family protein, with protein sequence MEFLYEYLAKDLERVQQTMDDAFDVNGDLMQEVAEYVRQGRGKMLRPSMVCLSARAHGLDADNSDGHIHLGASIELFHVATLLHDDVIDKAPTRRGRETVNEKWGDDVAILMADYLYATSFDLALSTLNPETLRVLAQTTQRMTEGEMLQIERRGDWLSVDDYMEIITNKTAYLFSAATSLGALIADAPMEAVKRMARYGLDFGLAFQITDDTLDYEAQKDRWGKRVGADLAEGKQTLPLLRTLMTASEEDRELILNILNNGRDFEAIHRIVRKYDAIEYSLEVAAKHATSAGEALDALDTESTPVKLLRQISDSVTVRQY encoded by the coding sequence TTGGAGTTTCTGTACGAATACCTGGCGAAGGATCTCGAACGCGTCCAACAAACTATGGACGATGCCTTCGACGTGAATGGCGACCTGATGCAGGAAGTGGCGGAATACGTCCGCCAGGGCCGGGGGAAGATGCTGCGGCCGTCGATGGTCTGCCTGTCCGCGCGCGCTCACGGCCTGGATGCCGACAATTCCGACGGGCACATCCATCTCGGCGCTTCGATCGAGCTCTTCCATGTCGCGACCCTGCTGCACGACGACGTGATCGACAAGGCTCCCACGCGGCGCGGCCGCGAAACGGTCAATGAAAAATGGGGCGACGACGTCGCGATCTTGATGGCGGATTACCTCTACGCGACCTCCTTTGACCTCGCGCTCTCAACGCTGAATCCGGAGACACTCCGGGTCCTTGCACAGACAACGCAGCGCATGACCGAAGGCGAGATGCTGCAGATCGAACGCCGCGGCGATTGGCTTTCGGTCGATGACTACATGGAAATTATCACGAACAAGACGGCGTACTTGTTCAGCGCCGCGACGAGCCTCGGCGCATTGATCGCCGATGCACCGATGGAGGCTGTCAAGCGCATGGCGCGTTACGGTCTCGACTTCGGTCTGGCTTTCCAGATCACAGACGACACGCTCGACTACGAAGCGCAGAAAGATCGCTGGGGCAAACGTGTCGGAGCCGACCTCGCCGAAGGCAAGCAGACGCTTCCGCTACTGAGAACGCTGATGACGGCGAGCGAAGAGGATCGTGAACTGATTCTGAATATCCTCAACAACGGCCGAGACTTCGAGGCGATTCACCGCATCGTGCGGAAGTATGATGCGATCGAATACTCACTCGAAGTGGCCGCCAAGCACGCCACAAGCGCCGGCGAAGCGCTCGATGCGCTCGATACCGAATCAACGCCGGTGAAGTTGCTGCGCCAGATTTCCGATTCCGTTACGGTGCGGCAGTACTGA
- the infB gene encoding translation initiation factor IF-2 encodes MRISEVASILNLSSKEVIQEVESMRDDLTTQGFKLAKRLTASSGLDEEAVKHVLAHIDLRQQEAKKAEEEAKRLREQEEMERRRAAEAQQRAREEEERKRQAEEARKRADEELARRQQEMAARMASQTPAAPQQVAEPTKAPPPPQPVQPKEVVAERKQKEERKPQQRPERQQRDRDEKPRKPKRRDDVDGDSVSDKSLARFMAEGLQSVVSPDQRERRRPPKERRPAGGPQKDDSQPKRRRPKSAPSQDGGKRFRPTQIFNREVVQRRPSPRPHQGGRKSKPSSGQRNQKPQRPTHVVLRGDITVGEFADKLQVPSSEVLKRLILMGEMLTINQVLSEDLAELLATEFEVELDVRPESDEHDVEEYVTAEDSEDDLAPRPPVVTVMGHVDHGKTTLLDRIREANVVEQEHGGITQHIGAYYVKTEKGDLVFLDTPGHEAFTAMRARGANVTDVVVLVVAANDGVKPQTIEAINHAKAAEVPIIIAINKTDVDGANATRVKQELMRFELVSEDLGGDTIMVEVSALRGNGVPELLDMILLQSEVLELQANPSREAIGTVIESHVDPNRGAVATVLIENGTLKQGDHFVAGSISGRVRAMRNDRGDMLKEAGPSWPVEIMGLSGSPGAGEQFVVVPDETQARDIAEKRLVRRKQRSVRGGAPHVTLDNLVDHLTEGEVKSLNLIIKADVQGSVEAIASALLNIKSDKVMLDIIHSGVGAITEGDVQLADASSAIIIGFNVRPETVARDLAAQEGIEIRTYNVIYDLLNDIEKSMVGMLEPVYEEVEMSRVEIRQIFKVTKQGNIAGCFVLEGTVGREHHARLVREGKVIWNGKIQSLRRVKDEVKEVQSGVECGIKLLNFNDIKEGDVIESYTLKEKAATLVSTAKE; translated from the coding sequence ATGCGCATTAGCGAAGTTGCCTCGATTCTGAATTTGTCGAGCAAAGAAGTCATTCAGGAAGTCGAATCCATGCGTGATGATCTCACCACGCAAGGGTTCAAGCTCGCCAAGCGCCTGACCGCTTCCAGCGGACTGGATGAAGAAGCCGTTAAGCACGTTCTGGCTCACATCGATTTGCGCCAGCAGGAAGCCAAGAAGGCGGAAGAAGAGGCGAAACGCCTCCGGGAGCAGGAAGAGATGGAGCGCCGCCGGGCCGCCGAGGCTCAGCAGCGTGCCCGCGAAGAAGAAGAGCGCAAGCGCCAGGCGGAAGAAGCCCGCAAGCGCGCGGACGAGGAATTGGCTCGTCGCCAGCAGGAAATGGCCGCTCGCATGGCGTCCCAGACGCCGGCAGCTCCCCAGCAGGTCGCAGAACCCACGAAGGCGCCGCCCCCACCTCAACCGGTCCAGCCGAAGGAGGTCGTGGCAGAGCGCAAGCAGAAGGAAGAGCGCAAGCCTCAGCAGCGTCCCGAGCGGCAGCAGCGCGACCGCGATGAGAAGCCACGCAAGCCCAAGCGCCGCGATGATGTCGACGGCGATTCCGTGAGCGATAAGTCGCTGGCGCGGTTTATGGCCGAAGGCCTCCAGTCGGTCGTCTCTCCCGATCAGCGCGAGCGCCGTCGCCCGCCGAAGGAACGTCGTCCCGCCGGCGGCCCGCAGAAGGATGACAGCCAGCCGAAGCGGCGCCGTCCGAAGAGCGCTCCTTCTCAAGATGGCGGAAAGCGGTTCCGCCCGACTCAGATTTTCAACCGCGAGGTCGTTCAACGTCGGCCATCGCCGCGCCCGCACCAGGGTGGCAGGAAGTCCAAGCCCTCCTCCGGTCAGCGCAACCAGAAGCCGCAGCGTCCGACTCATGTCGTCCTGCGTGGAGACATCACGGTCGGTGAGTTCGCCGATAAGCTTCAAGTTCCGAGCAGCGAAGTCCTCAAGCGCCTCATCCTGATGGGTGAGATGCTGACGATTAACCAGGTCCTCAGCGAGGATCTGGCCGAGTTGCTGGCGACCGAGTTCGAGGTTGAACTGGATGTTCGCCCCGAAAGCGACGAGCACGATGTCGAGGAATACGTGACGGCCGAGGATTCGGAAGACGATCTGGCGCCGCGTCCGCCCGTCGTGACCGTCATGGGGCACGTCGACCACGGCAAGACGACGCTCCTGGACCGCATCCGCGAGGCCAACGTGGTCGAGCAGGAACACGGCGGCATCACCCAGCACATCGGTGCCTATTACGTGAAGACTGAGAAGGGCGACCTGGTCTTCCTCGATACCCCGGGTCACGAGGCCTTCACGGCCATGCGTGCCCGCGGTGCGAACGTCACGGACGTGGTTGTGCTCGTGGTAGCCGCCAACGACGGCGTGAAGCCCCAGACGATTGAGGCGATCAATCACGCGAAGGCCGCAGAGGTCCCGATCATTATCGCGATCAACAAGACCGACGTGGACGGCGCCAACGCCACTCGCGTGAAGCAGGAGCTGATGCGCTTCGAGCTCGTCAGCGAAGACCTCGGTGGCGACACGATCATGGTCGAAGTCTCGGCCTTGCGTGGCAACGGCGTCCCAGAATTGCTCGACATGATTCTGCTGCAGTCGGAAGTCCTCGAGCTGCAGGCCAATCCGTCCCGCGAAGCGATCGGTACAGTGATTGAGTCGCACGTCGATCCAAATCGCGGTGCTGTCGCAACGGTTCTGATCGAGAACGGCACACTGAAGCAGGGCGACCACTTCGTTGCCGGGTCGATTTCCGGTCGTGTTCGCGCGATGCGCAACGACCGCGGCGATATGCTGAAGGAAGCCGGTCCGTCCTGGCCCGTGGAGATCATGGGTCTTTCAGGCAGCCCCGGTGCCGGCGAGCAGTTCGTCGTCGTGCCGGATGAAACGCAGGCCCGTGATATCGCCGAGAAACGTCTCGTGCGCCGCAAGCAACGCTCCGTCCGGGGCGGTGCTCCTCACGTCACGCTCGACAACCTGGTCGATCATCTGACTGAAGGCGAAGTTAAGTCGCTGAACCTCATTATCAAGGCCGACGTGCAGGGGTCAGTGGAAGCGATTGCTTCCGCTCTGCTGAACATCAAGTCCGACAAGGTGATGCTGGATATCATTCACTCGGGCGTCGGCGCGATCACCGAAGGCGATGTGCAGTTGGCAGATGCGTCCTCCGCGATCATCATCGGATTCAATGTACGCCCCGAGACCGTTGCCCGCGATCTGGCTGCGCAGGAAGGCATCGAGATCCGCACGTACAACGTGATCTACGACCTGCTGAACGACATCGAGAAGTCGATGGTCGGCATGCTGGAACCGGTGTACGAAGAAGTGGAAATGAGCCGCGTCGAGATCCGACAGATCTTCAAGGTCACGAAGCAGGGCAACATCGCCGGCTGCTTCGTCCTCGAGGGCACTGTCGGTCGCGAGCACCACGCCCGTCTTGTCCGCGAAGGCAAAGTTATCTGGAATGGCAAGATCCAGTCGCTTCGCCGCGTGAAGGACGAGGTCAAGGAAGTCCAGTCCGGTGTCGAGTGCGGCATCAAGTTGCTGAACTTCAACGACATCAAAGAAGGCGACGTCATCGAGTCCTACACCTTGAAGGAAAAGGCCGCGACGCTGGTCTCCACCGCCAAGGAATAG
- the mgtE gene encoding magnesium transporter, translating into MLGKLLSPEIEELVRRKDFRALKDTVREIPAADLAELISDLEESDLVVVFRLLPKALATDVFEYLEFPHQEALLQRLTGGTVGQLLEDMSPDDRTALLEELPPKAARQLLKMLSPEERRIATALLNYPEESVGRLMTTDFVYLLPEMTVTDALTKVRRIGIDRETVYALYVVDRSGKLLGLVSLRHLVTAELEQIIGDIMETDLIYSHTDTDQEEAAEMLQHYDLLALPIVDKEDKLVGIVTFDDVMDILEEEFTEDAQLQAAVLPGEESYLDASILSLAGRRVVWLVILLIAEVGAVLVLRSYDKLLESMIALAFFLPAMTATGGNTGTQSAAMVIRALATGEVAVRDALRVMLREVFVGMILSVALGTLAYVLAVLINGDPILGICVALGLSTIVIVSNLAGTLLPLLFERLKMDPALMSGPFISTIVDVFGLVIYMEISLHVLRWWGN; encoded by the coding sequence ATGCTGGGTAAGCTGCTCTCTCCAGAAATCGAGGAACTCGTGCGGCGGAAGGACTTCCGTGCGCTCAAGGATACCGTCCGGGAAATCCCCGCGGCGGACCTTGCAGAGTTGATCTCGGATCTGGAAGAAAGCGATCTGGTCGTGGTCTTCCGGCTGCTGCCCAAGGCGCTGGCCACCGATGTCTTCGAGTACCTCGAGTTCCCGCACCAGGAAGCCCTGCTGCAGCGCCTGACCGGCGGAACCGTCGGGCAATTGCTCGAGGATATGTCGCCGGACGATCGCACGGCTCTGCTTGAGGAACTGCCCCCCAAAGCCGCGCGCCAGTTGCTCAAAATGCTCTCCCCGGAAGAACGCCGCATCGCGACGGCGCTGCTGAATTATCCGGAGGAGAGCGTCGGCCGTCTGATGACGACCGATTTCGTGTACCTGCTGCCGGAAATGACGGTCACGGATGCACTGACGAAAGTCCGGCGCATCGGCATCGATCGCGAAACCGTGTACGCCCTTTATGTCGTCGATCGGTCTGGAAAGCTGCTGGGCCTCGTCTCGCTTCGGCACCTCGTGACCGCTGAACTTGAACAGATCATCGGCGACATCATGGAAACCGACCTGATCTACAGCCACACCGACACGGATCAGGAAGAAGCCGCCGAGATGCTGCAGCACTACGACCTGCTTGCGCTGCCGATCGTGGATAAGGAAGACAAGCTGGTCGGAATCGTCACTTTCGACGACGTGATGGACATCTTGGAAGAGGAGTTCACCGAGGACGCCCAACTGCAGGCTGCCGTCTTGCCGGGCGAGGAATCCTATCTGGACGCTTCGATTCTGAGCCTCGCCGGCCGCCGCGTGGTGTGGCTGGTGATCCTGCTCATCGCTGAAGTCGGTGCAGTCCTGGTGCTGCGCAGTTACGACAAGTTGCTGGAATCGATGATCGCCCTGGCGTTCTTCCTGCCGGCGATGACGGCTACGGGCGGAAACACAGGCACACAGTCGGCAGCGATGGTGATTCGTGCTCTCGCGACGGGCGAGGTGGCTGTGCGAGATGCCTTGCGGGTGATGCTGCGCGAGGTCTTCGTCGGCATGATCCTGTCGGTGGCTCTGGGGACGTTGGCCTACGTCCTGGCGGTGCTCATAAATGGGGATCCGATTCTGGGAATTTGCGTGGCCCTTGGATTATCGACTATTGTCATCGTCTCCAATCTGGCAGGCACGTTGCTTCCGCTCTTGTTCGAGCGCCTGAAGATGGACCCGGCGCTGATGTCCGGCCCTTTCATCAGCACGATTGTCGACGTGTTTGGCCTGGTGATCTATATGGAGATCAGCCTGCACGTTCTGCGGTGGTGGGGAAACTGA
- a CDS encoding acyltransferase, protein MARNVRGALIQATTPDSGDAPVAQIKKNMIDKHVDMIKQAADKGAQVVCLQEIFYGPYFCCEQDAKWYESTERIPDGPTTKLMQDLAKKYKMVIVVPMYEEDLTGVYYNTAAVIDADGTYLGKFRKIHIPHCNPGFWEKFYFKPGNMGYPVFDTKIGRVGVYICYDRHFPEGARILGLNGAEIVFNPSATVAGLSEYLWKLEQPAHAVANQYFVGAINRPGVEKPWEFGEFYGQSYFCNPRGQIMAEGARVEDDIVIADMDFDMIREVRNVWQFFRDRRPETYDAIVAP, encoded by the coding sequence ATGGCACGAAACGTCCGCGGTGCACTGATCCAGGCAACAACCCCCGACAGCGGCGACGCACCGGTCGCTCAGATTAAGAAAAACATGATCGACAAGCACGTCGATATGATCAAGCAGGCTGCCGACAAGGGCGCCCAGGTCGTCTGCCTGCAGGAGATCTTCTACGGCCCATACTTCTGCTGCGAGCAGGATGCTAAGTGGTATGAATCCACCGAACGCATTCCCGACGGACCCACGACCAAGCTGATGCAGGACTTGGCCAAGAAGTACAAAATGGTCATCGTCGTTCCGATGTACGAGGAAGATCTGACCGGCGTTTACTACAATACGGCCGCCGTGATCGATGCCGACGGAACGTATCTTGGCAAATTCCGCAAGATCCACATCCCGCACTGCAACCCCGGCTTCTGGGAGAAGTTCTACTTCAAGCCCGGCAACATGGGTTACCCTGTGTTCGACACGAAGATTGGCCGCGTTGGCGTGTACATCTGCTACGATCGCCACTTCCCCGAAGGCGCCCGCATCCTTGGTTTGAACGGTGCCGAGATCGTCTTCAATCCGTCGGCCACTGTTGCTGGCCTCAGCGAATACCTTTGGAAGCTCGAGCAGCCCGCCCACGCCGTCGCAAACCAGTACTTCGTCGGCGCGATCAATCGTCCGGGCGTCGAGAAGCCCTGGGAATTCGGCGAGTTCTATGGCCAGTCCTACTTCTGCAACCCGCGCGGCCAGATCATGGCCGAAGGCGCTCGTGTGGAAGACGACATCGTCATCGCCGACATGGACTTCGACATGATCCGCGAAGTGCGCAACGTCTGGCAGTTCTTCCGCGATCGTCGCCCGGAAACCTACGACGCAATCGTGGCCCCGTAA